From the Mesotoga prima MesG1.Ag.4.2 genome, the window TGACGCGGTTTTGTGGTCGCTCTGTGATTCGCTCGGTTCAATAAGTGTTACAATAATATGCGAAATTCCCAAGCTTTGGAGGTGCTTCGTTTGAACTGGTTAAACAAAGTGGAAGTTCGGTCAAGTACGGCCTGCGACCTTCTTCACGGTATGTTCAGATTGAACAACAACGACAGATTCCTCGAGCTCTTCGCTTCTCCGCAGTTCAAGGGAAAGTTTGAACCTTACAGGAACATACAGACCTGGGTAACAGAAACAAGGGAATTATTGACCTCCGATATTGTAGAAAAACTGAAGGAGTTTTTCGACTGGGAAACATTTCTTGGAATGTGCCTTCTTCCAGATATTACCCATTCAAATCTCGAGAGTGCCAGTCAGTTGATCGAATTTGTTCAAGAGATGCCTGAAAGAGTTCTTTTAATTCACTTCATCTATTCGGGTTATGGACCTCGAATGGGCACTATCGATATGGATGCTTTCGACAAAATTATGAAGAATGATAGAGATATGCTTCTCTTCGTATCTAACGATATGTCATTTTCGATCGAAAGGAAGGCTATCCTATTTGAAATGTTGTCTCACCCTGAAAGAACAAAGGAGGATCTACTTTACTTACTGGAGTGGTTCTACGAAAACGTGTTCTCGACAATAGAACCTAGAATAGCAAAGATTCATTCAAAAGCGGTCAATGAAATCGAAAGGGAAATTAGTGATTCAGGTGAGAAATTTCTTAGGGCAATTATAAAAAACATCGACTACACTCGTAATGAAGTACTTGAGAGGACCGTTATCTGTCCCAGTTATTTCTCGGAATTCCTTATTTCAAACGCCAGTATCCCTTTTGTAAAAGAAGATATGTACACCATCGGCTTTCGCTTCAAAGAAGTAATGGCAATTCCTAAAGAGGCCCTGGAAATAACAGCGGAAACCTTCGATGCCCTTGCACACGAAAAGAGATTGGCGATAATAAGATACCTCTCGGCGGGACGATCTTCTGGGAACGAGTTGGCGAGAGCGCTTAACCTTTCCAACTATGAGGTGGGGGAACATATAGGTATCCTTCGCGAAGCCGGTATGGTGTTAGCCGAAAAAGCGAACCAGGTAACGTATTTCACACTCGACAAAGCAATCGTGAGGCAAGAAATCTCTAGGGCACTTGAAGATCTTCTTGAATCGAGCTAAGACTAATGATCTTCGTTCAGCTTACGATGCATTATCTCTATCTCGAGCAAGCGGAGCTTCCTGAATGACTTTTCATCTTTTTGGTTCTTGAGAAGCTGTAGAGCAACCTTGGCACCGATCGATGCAAGACTCCCCAGAGTCTTCCCCGTTGTATACCATTGTTTCAACGGAGTCTCTTTGAGAATTATTTCAACCGGTGTCACCGATTCCCCCTTCATTACAACACTATGTGGCCTAAAGCTCTTCTGCTGCCTATCGAGCTTTTTCTCGAGGTTATCGCACATCTTCTTTATGCTGCTCAGTGAAACCAGACTCTCAACCGAATAGCCAGACACAACCCTCGATTTTAGAGAAAAATCATATAATTCTAGAGCATCTCTAAGATCTGCTTTTTCTTCAGCTGCTTCTCTTCTTTCATTTTGAAAGCTGGAATGAAGTTGAATGCCCCGATTCTTAAGTTGAATACGTTTCTCATCGCTCATACTTCTAACGCATCCTTTTCCGTTTCCGTCATGATTCTTGTAACTTCGAACTTCAGATCTTCGTCTATGAGAGAAAAGATATAACCATAAACATAATTAAAATACTGCATGGTAGGGCCATCAAAATACGAAGTGTTGAGAGATCCAATTCTCTCTTTAAGAATCACGGGAAGAGAACTCCCACTTTTGGACAGCTCCTTTTCGTTTTCGGAGAATTCATCAATAAGCTTTTTCAATCTCTCTACAGCCTTCCTATTATACCTGGCGTATCTTGCGCTTCTAAGAGATTCGACTTTTTCTTCAGCCATCCTGTAGAACCCGTTCTTCACTTCTCGATACCTCTCGTTCTGACCTTCATCTAGAATAGATAAGTCGAGCCCGGTCTCCAGTCTTGCCGCATTGTTCATTTCATCCCTTATAGCCATTTCATCATTTGAAGCCCTAATTCCTTCCAAAACACTTTCAAGCTCTTTCAGAATCTCCTCATTACGCTCGTACCGCTTACGCTCGAGCTCCATATCCCTTTCCTTTCTCAGAGAGTAGAACTCCTGCTGAGCTTGAACAAGCCTCTTTGAATACTCAGTGACAACTCCTATGGAATTTGTGCTAGAAGCAGCCCCAAACTCCTTCAATAGTCTTTCCCCTCGAAGAAAGACTTCCTCCACTTCCTTCTCGCTCTTAGCATCTCTTAGATCGGAAAACACTTTGTCCATCGCAAGCTTGAAGAACTCCAGATTCTCCGGAAACTTGCTTGTCGCAGCACCGAGGACAAGCCTGCTTTCGAAGTCCTGATTGCGTTGCTGTAGTTCCTTCAAGCGACGCAGATAATCCTCAGGACCCGGCTCCTTTCGAAACTTGATTGCGTAGGGACCTAGAAAGATACCTCCCTCTCTCAATATCAACCTGTATGCAACATAGCCAAGCAAAATCGCCACGACTATCAGCAGAAAAAGCATAGGAATCCCTCCTGTAACATACCTTCAAATAGGATAATACCATTTTTCGATTGTAAGCGGTTCAAACAAGTACTGACAACCACCGACGCTTTTTATGAATACGAGCTGCAACAGTAGGGACACTCGCGAAAAACCGTCCGATCATTTACCGTGTGTAAGCTTTTCGGGATTTCTTTGCCATTTTGCGAGGAAACTGCCTGAAAGGGCCGTTATCACTGGCTCTGGAATATATCTTATCATGAGATAAAGAACACCCATGTTGATAATCCAGTAAGCAAACCAGAATCTTTCCATGATCTCTATTGGGTCGCCAATCAAATCGAAGAGAGGATAAACGAGAAACCCCGCTGCGATGTGGTAGCCAAGAACAAAAAGCGTTCTCCTGCCAAATAGCGACAGAACATTCCTCACAGCCTTGCTTTTCTGCAGAATCTGAGAGAGTCCGGAAACGGCGATTATTCCAATAAGGGCAGCAATAACGTAAAGGAATGGCAAAGTGCCGAAATAGTCCTCCATCAGGTAAACTTCATTACAAAAGGCAGAAGTAATTATATAAAGGCTACAGGCTAATGCGGTGAAAAGAAATGAAAGCCTTTTTGAAAAAAGATCGCGGGATCTCACAAACTTACCCAACGCAAAATAAGGAAGGACGGCAAGCGCTACATCGAGTTTGAATGGAAGCGATCCATAAAAAAAGTACATGGAAACAAAACCTATGGTGATCCCAACAATCAGTATTCTAAGCCTTCTCAGAAGCGAGTAGTATATTTCCATGACAAAGACGGCGGGGAGAAACCATAGAGGAATTATGTTCAAAGGAATAATGCCAACCGCCGTCCTAACAGTTAAGACGTTTGCTATCACAGACCCCAAAGTGAAATTCATCTCTTGCCTCGGCACTATTGCTTTTGCTATAAGCCAAATAGCGGTATTTGCTAAAGCCATGGTGTAGTACGGAATCATGATCTGTTTGAATCTCTTAGATATACTATCTTTCAGCGGTATATCCCTAGATATAAGCCCGGAAAGAAAAAAGAAGGTGCATGCTGCAGGGTTAATGAGATTAGCAGCGATCTGCGGAGGGAGCGTATGGTACATAACGACCAGCGCCATCAAAAAGCCTCTGGCAACATCTATCCAGACAACTCTTTCATCACTAGAAGTGAGGCCCTCAATCCGACGTCTCGACAAGAATAAACACCCCGCACAAAATCTCATAGTCAGTATAACACAGGCGATATGGATTCATTCAAGGTACTTCTCTTTAGATGCGTGACACGGTTATCGGAAGCCAATCAGTGGCTATCATTTTCCGAAATATCCCCTGTCTTCCTTAATATTGGAGAGAAACAAAAGAAAGGTTAACTGACCCGGTTACAACAATTCCAAAGTCACACAATGCTGAATTATAACGCCGCCATTGATATACTTATCTATATAAGGAATTCGCGGAGTTGAAACTTAGTAAAGCAATACGAATAGTTCTCGAAATAAAAATCCACGAGTTTAGCGGCCATCTGGCAGGAGGTGTGATATATGAAAAAGATCATTCTGATGACGGTAGTGGTTATTTCATGTATAACATTCGCTCAACAATTCGACGAGTTGTTCAACAACCTTTTGTTGAAGAGCGAAGACTTCGTATCTTTTTCAGGAGCGGGTTTCGATGCTCGTTTCGTTCCAACTTATGCTGCTACCGATTCCGAAATTAGATTTTCGGATGGTCAAAATCTGTTGGGCATACTCGTTGTCAGGTCTACCAGAGTGATGGATATCGAAATCAACAACGTTGTAATAATCAACAGTGAAGACGACTCTAGAGTGGCTTTCAAAATCTATAAAGTGGAAGATCTCACCTCTCCCGTGGAACTACCGTTTTCTTTGCCTTCTGGAGGAGTTCTTGTACTCACATCAGAGACACCTCTGCAAGACTACTTCATGGACATAAGAATCCAGCAGATTCTGCTTCCCTGGAGAGTTAAGACATCTGAGCCCGACAAAGTAGTGGAGATGGCTCCAGTAACTTTGGAGGAGACAGCTTCGGAAGTTGACGTGGAAGGAAACGACAACTACGATTCTCTAACCGTTAGCATTTCCGATTTGAACGATAGACTCGACTTCTTGCAGGACAATGTGGAGGGACTTAATCTTCAATTCAGGAGACTGAACACTCTCTTTCTTGACACACAGGTTGCACTTGCCGAATACAAAGCTGCGGTTGATGAAGGCGCTTTTGACACCGAAGAGTTCGCGATGACTATAGAAAACAGATTGACCGCTCTTGAAGAAACCGTTGTTGATAATCCCATTACCAGGATCGAGTTTGAAGAACTAAGCGAATCGCTTGATCGCTTGTACTCATCATTAGCAGAATGGAGCGACGAGATTTCGAAAATCGAGACACTGGAAGCTTCTCAGACCGGCCTTCAGTTATCTATAGAGAATCTGGAGAACACGGTTAAGAGTCTGCGCGAGATCATACCTCAACAATCCGATTCCGAAGATATTGTTTCGATCAACGATAAGATCGGCGAGATTACTACGTCGTTATCAGCTGCTGAAAACGAACTGCAAGAAATGAAAAGTTTTATCGGGTTGCAGTCGGAAGAAATCAGCACAGTCAGGAATGAGCTTGGAGATGCACTTGACAGTCTGACAGCTCGTTTGAACTTTGTAGAGCTCTCTGCGAAGACTAGCAGCGAAAGCATCGGCACAAACAATGAGCTGCTCGCCGAAATAACTGCTGAAGTCGATGCACTGTCCGACTACGTGTCAGAACAGGCCCTCTCTCAGATGGAGAAGTTTAGATCACTATCCGAGGCTTTCTCAGACATTGAGAAGAGGGTAATCGCCGCAGAAACTTCTCTGTCTGATTTTGAAGAGATCAAGGCCAGGCTTTCCGCTTCGGAATCTGCAACTCGCATTCTCTCTGACAGAATAAGTTCACTAGAAGTCTTTTATTCTTCAGCAGAAGATATTATCCCAATACTCGAGGAAAAGGTCGGAAATCTCGAAACCAGTGTCTTTGGAACAGGCAAGATAAATATGGATGAACTTGAAACTGAGATACTCCAGCTCAGGGAAATTGCCGACAGTTTGTCACGGGGCTTTGTAAAATTCAACTCCGAGCTGATAACCTTGAGAGAATCTATTCCTCCCGAAGGAGTATCGATCGAAACCTTCGAAAATTCCATAAATGAGTTATCCGACGCCATCATAAATATCAACGCAGACCTCTCCGAAATAAGGAGTTCAGTAGCTGAGCTGGAACTTTCACTAGGGGTTCTTGAAGACTCTCTTGTCGGAGTATCTGTGGGTCTTGACAGCATGAAGGGAAATTTCGACGGCTCCGTTGCAGCAATAGATAGCAACCTGAAGGCGATTCAAAAGATCGAGGATGACTTGCTGCTTACCCAAGAGGATCTTGCAAAGACCAGAGATCAGCTGTCAACTCTGACGAAAGAACTAGAAAAAACACTGGTCACCCGGGAGGAAATTATCACAATAACTGAAGAAGCAGTAAAACAATCTAGAGAAGCCACGGCGCAAGAGATCTCTTCACTGAGAAGAACAAATAACATCTGGTTGACTGTGGCAGTAATTTCCTCTCTGGCAGCTATCGTGCTGGGAGTGGTAAATATCCTTCCTTAACGGGAAGGGTTTCGCGAGAATGAAACTGAAAAGAGAAATCCTTATTATTGCCACTTCTTGTGTCTTGCTATGCCCGACAAATTTCTCTGCTTATTCATTGTCGGAGATTGGAGAACTTGCAGAGCTTCTTAAGCAATTATTTCTGGCCTCAAGAACGGCCAGAGATTTCTCTCTTGAGAGTCTCAAAGTCGATACCGAAGAATTCCCTGCAGTTGACTTTGTGGTTAAAGAGGATGTCGTTTATTCGGAAGTTGATGGAGAGATACTCACAATGGATGTTTACTATCCTGCCAGAACTACTGCTCCAAGACCTGCAATACTGTATGTTCACGGAGGCGCCTGGATTACTGGAGACAAAAGGAGTGGACCCGGCGTAGTAGTTACCGGTGAGCTTATAAGAGCCGGATTCATCGTATTCTCCATCGACTACCGGCTCGCCCCCAAATGGAAGTTCCCATCGCAGGTCATTGACGTAAAAACGGCAATTCGATTTGTAAGAGAAAATTCCACCGAATTACTGATTGATCCTGAAGCAATCGGAGGCTTCGGAACAAGCGCCGGTGCACATCTTGTAACGCTTGCTGCATTGACGGCAAATACCGGCATGTTTTCTGAAGACAAATACTCAGGTCAGGATGAAAATCTTTTCTGTGTCGCTGATCTCTACGGACCCACCGATCTTGAAGCCCTATTCGAAGGTATTGAGAGAGAGGTAGCGGAGTTGATCTTTGGGAATGAAGAGGGAATACTTAGAAAGGCGAGTCCAATCAACTATGTAAATAAAGATTCCCCACCATTTCTGATAGTTCAGGGTGATAGCGATCTTGTCGTACCGGTCGATCAATCGAAACGCTTCTTCGAAGAGCTCACTGCTGCCGGATGCTATAGCAAACTGGTGGTGGTAGAAAACGCCGGGCACGGGTTGGTGCCCGACGGAGGAGAAATCAAACCTTCACTTATAGATGTCGCAAAAATAGTTGTCGGCTTCTTTCAAAGGCAAATGATTATCCAACAATCTCGGATAAATCTTCTTCTACGGTTCTAATAGGCTTTATATCGAAGTTTTCCACAAGAACTTTCAGAACATTCGGTGAAATGAAAGCTGGCAGTACCGGACCTAAACGAATCCCCTTTACTCCCATATATAGAAGCGCAAGGAGTACAGCTACCGCCTTTTGCTCGTACCAGGCAATATCATACTCGATTGGGAGATCATTTATATCCTCCAGACCGAAAGCCTCTTTAAGCTTCAAGGCAGTCACAACCAACGAGTATGAATCGTTGCACTGCCCTGCGTCTACTACTCTGGGAATGCCTCCTATGTCGCCCAGATCTAGCATGTTATACCTGTATTTTGCACAACCCGCGGTTAATATTACCATGTCTTTAGGCAGCCTCTCGGCCAGGTCCGTGTAGTACTGTCTCTTTTTAGCATGTCCATCGCAACCGCCCATTACCACAAACTTCTTAATTGCACCTGTTTTCACTGCATCAATTATCTTATCGGAGACCTTTGACAGCTGATCGTGGGCCAGCCCAACAACGATTTTCTTGCCTGGTCTAGCTCCGATATCGCCTATTTCAAGAGCCTTTTCGATGATCGGCGTGAAATCCTTCTCTTTCCCGTCAACTCTGTTTGGGATGTGCGATACCTCGGGCCATCCGACAAGACCAGTAGTAAATATCTTGTCCTTATAAGATTCCCTCGGCCTCTGAATACAATTCGTGGTCATTAGAATGGGACCCTTGAATTCTTCGAATTCCTTCTGCTGATTGTACCAGGACGTTCCGAAATTGCCTCTGAGGTGAGAGAACTTTTTCAGTCCGGGATAACCATTCGCAGGAAGCATTTCACCATGAGTATATATATTTATTCCCTTTCCCTCGGTCTGTTTCAGGAGCTCTTCTAGATCAAGAAGATCGTGCCCACTAACCAATATCCCCGGTCCTTCATACGTGCCGGTATAGACTGACGTGATTTCCGGGTTTCCATAGCTGCCGGTGTTTGCTTCGTCCAGTAAAGCCATTGCCTTAACTGCATACTCGCCCGCTTTCAAAACTAGCGCAACGTAGTCTTCAGCTGTCAATGAGTCGTTAAGACAGGAAGCGAGCGCCTCCTGAAGAAAGTCTAGTATAGAATTGTCAGAGTGCTTTAGGATATAGGCGTGATCTGTGTATGCTGCAATTCCTTTTAGGCCGTAGGTGAGAAGCTCCCTCAACGAACGAATATCTTCATCCTGCGTATCAAGAACACCCACTTGAGCACCTTTGGCCTTATAAGACTCCACTCCACGTGATGACTCCCAAGTGCATGCTTCAGGCATCGGTTCGCTGAATTCCTTTCCTTTCTCTTTTCTGTAAGCCTCTTTGAAGATTCTTTCGATTCGTCTTCTTACATTGAGGGCCCTGTCAATCTTCTTACCCAGACTCTCGGGATCAAAATCCACATTTGTAATCGTTGTGAAGAGGCCTTCAGCAACATAAAGACCGGTTTCAGAATCTTTCACTCCCATTTCTTGCGCTTTGACGCCCCACAAGGAAATCCCTTTCAAAATCCATATCAGAAGATCCTGGAGATCGGCTACTTCCGGTTCCTTTCCGCAGATACCTTGGACAGTGCAGCCAGTACCCTTCATCGATTCAGAACACTGAAAACAAAACAATCTAATCCCTCCTTTACTGACAGTAATTATCTTACAGACGCCCAGAGGGAGAATCGGTAACATATGTTACACAGGAGATCGATCAATAATATGTGTACACCCTTGAGTAAATAAATTCTTCGGGAGCGCTTGAGCTATCCAGGAACTCAATTCTCCTAAGTTCCCGAACAGGGTTGCCTTGTTCGTCCGTGAGGAGTATATCGATTCGACTTCTGAACTCCGAAGCCTGTTCCCTGCCTTCCCTTCTAACCCTAACTACTGTCTTCTCGCCCACCAAATGTCCATTGGAATCATAAGTGAATGTGCTTTCCACTACTATGTTAACCTCCATATCTAGTTCAGAAACGTTTTCTCGAATGAGGGAATACCTCTCTGATTTTCTTCCGTTCTCATCGAAGAAGAGAGTATTCGTTGAAACGCCAGTTTCGGTTTCAACAGAAAAGATCAGAGTTCTTTCTTCGCTGTTAATCCAGTAGCGAGTTCTTTCGAGTTCAATACCTGAATCGTCAAAGGCCACGGCATCGTAGTGATCATCTTCATAGAGCACTTCAACCCTCTGGAAAACTGTACCGTCTCGGTTGATGAAGTCCTTTCTTCTCAGTCTGCCGGAGTCGTCATAGAAGTATTCTATCTTCACTTCTTCAGTCTCCCTCGAGATTAGAAAACCCTTTTCATTAAAGGTCAGCGTCTCCGGATCGGAAATCAATAGTTCTGCTCCTAACTTTGCTATCTCTATCTGTACAGTATGTACCTTTCCAGAAAAACCAAACTGTAAAGCAGACAGATCTTCCTCCATAAAAACGGCAAAAAGCGAGCTTAGAAGCACAAAGAAAGACAGTGCAATCACGAATACTTTTCTCATACTCTCGCCTCACTCACTCGAAAATAGAATCTAAGACAATCATAACAAATACTGATCTAGCCGGAATGAAAAACCGGCAGTGCCTGCAAAGTTTCTATTAAATGTCAATTCTTCTGATATACTGAGAGTGATGATGAACAAGCTTCTCACGGGGTGATCACTGTGACTTTCAAAGAACTGTCTGAGCGAAGTGGTATTAGGTACGAAACGGTACGAAACTATGTGAAAGTCTTAATAGAAGAAGGTCTTATCGACGAAGTAAGCGAAGAAGTTGTCGAGATCGTCAAGAAGATGCCTGACTACACTTCTCAAGGGCTCACAGTAGTCGAAGCAGCACACAGAGCGGTTAGTGGCGAGCAAAAAGATAGCCGCACATCTACCGAGACTCTGAAGCTTAAAGAGAGAATCGCATGTCTTGAAGAAGAAAACAAATTGCTGAAGGCTGAACTTGACAAAGAAAGAGCTCCGACAAAACAGCTTGAGGAGAAAATTCAATCTCTTGAAGGCGGTCAGACTAGTTCATCTGGAATAGCAGTTTACAGGGAAGAGGCAAAGACTGCTGCAGAAGCACTCAAAACCGCGATAAAATCCGCTGGAAGCGGGTTTGTTCAGTTCCTTCAGTGGCTATTTGGCGCAGAAGCCGAAAAAGTTGAAGAGAAATCAGAAAAGTAGCGCATTATGTTATCGTTGTGAAACAAATTCAGGAGACGCTTAGAATGTCTCCTGAATATTGTGGGTAATACTCTCTATAAACTAGAAATCAAGCGTCGCTAGAATCCCGGTGTACCACTCTGCCCACATAACCGCTTCTTCGTAGTCTGCCAATCCCAGAAGGACAAAGTATTCTCGGGGGCCAAAGAACTCAGCATCATGTGATTCAGAATAGAGGGCCATCCAGCAGAGCTTTCCCGAAAAGTCGAGAGCATAGACGTTCACTACGGACTCTCGATCCACATAACCAGTATAGCTATCCACCAACTCATAGTCACCGAAACTACCTAGGTACTGATAGACGTATTGATTTAGCACGTCGCCTGTGGAAGCTGACTCTTCCGACTCACCAACGAAGATCTTGCCTACGACTGTGCCCTGAAATCCCAGATCGGCCACTTCGAAGTAGTCTGCCAGATAGAAGGCCACGGAAAACTCCGGTGGCATCATGAACCCGAAGTAATCACCTTCAACTTCTATCCAGTCGTCGATATATATATCGAGGTCTTCTTCGCTCAGCAACGATTCAACCATCCTGACGAAAATATCTGTGTGCTCCTCTTTCTCAGAAGGCAATGCAATGACTTCTTCTTTCTCTTCAGGTTCTTCTTCAGCCGAGATAAGGCTCCCCACGATTCCGGCAATTATCTCCTTAGCTTTGTCAAGCTCGCTTCCTGAATAATTAAGGGGCTCAAAAACACACATTGTAACTGCACCGGGCTCAGTTATCTCTGCCTCTTCCGATGGAGAGTAAACAACTACGAATGGATAATCGACTTCCGGTCTGATTTTGAGAGAAACAAGGTAAGCAATCCGTCCGTCATCCAGTTCAACAGTCTCCTCGTAGCTACTCTCAGTTGTTGCGCCTTCTCCATAGAGAGAACCTACAACGGCACTAATCAGCTCTGACCTGGCGTAAGACTCGAGCTGATACAAAAATAGCCTTCCAAAAAGAAGCTCTTCCTTGTCAAAAATCTGCACATCGTAGTTTAGACCGGTCTTCTCCTGAAAGATTGAGAAATCCTGGGGAATCATTATCTCTGTAGACCCTATCATCTCCACTTTCCAGGAGGGATCGTCGGGAGACGTCCATCCTTCTCTGAAGGAAACAAGCAGAGGATCAATGGTTCTCAGAGAAAGTGTATTCAACTCCTCACTATCGGGTACAATTTCTCCCGTTTCCGACGCATCGGCAGTCTCAGTTGGTTCTGGAGTCAGGGTTCTCAGTCCGAGCTGCCCAAAAAGTCCGACAGCAAATATTACAGTCAGTGCGATGAGCAAGAGTTTCTTCATTATTACACCTCCTGATTCTTCTAGACTCGGATATCGAAACTGGTTCAGAAGAATTGTACTACCAGGAGAAGCTTTATGATACTTTTGTCGAGTGACTCTCCAGAAATTCAGGCCGTCCTGTCAAACCCTTTTGAAGAATAGTAGAATCTCATTCCTACATACTCAAGCGCCTTTCTCAAGGCCGAGTTTATTGAATAAGTTCTCGAGCCCATGTGAGGATCAATTCCCTGTACCCGTTTCAAATAATCTGAGAAGACTGGAATCTCAAGCCCTGAAGAAAATTTCTCGGTGAACCTTTCAACAGAAAGCGGATAGCCCGTTTTTACGTATTTGCAGATCACCGGGGCCACCCGACCCAACCTATCGATTACTCCTGAGAAGCCAAAGAGCCTGCAAATTAGTGGCCTAAAAGCATATTCGGTGCAACCACCTTCATTTCTAATCTCTCCAGAACCTTCGAAGAGAATGCAGCGATCACTGTCAGGAACATCTTCTAGCCTTCGAAGTAAGTCGTCTGCTCTACCCTCGTTCCAGAGTCTCAGCGAAAGAGGAAGAAACTCTGTAATTGTCACCTGAATGGAGTCACCGGATGTCTTACAACACTCTCTACATGAAGGCAGGCATCTTAAACCAGTCTCTATCTGAATATCTCTAATTGTTCTACAGGCATCGTCGTAAATTTCTAGAACCTCAGAAGCCTTTTGATACAGATCATCAAACGATAAACCGCTCATCAAAGGTATTACCTCCTGCAAACATACTGAGAAGATCATCCCACCTTGCAGCGAACGAATCAATTCGTCGAAAGTAAATTCTCCATGGATATACCGCGATCGAGAGGTGAATTTATTCCGTCAGAAAGAAGCAAACTTGTTGACATTTTGATTGTAATTTCCTTTGTTGTTCACAGATTTTGAAATCCACAATTCAGTGAACTATGGACCTTAACTGACAACCGGAGACTTCGTCTTTTTCGGCAGTTAGTTTCGAAGGCATTTCAAAGACTTTTGACAGAACTCCAAGAAGAAGTACGTATAATCATGATCTCTAAAGAGGAGAGTAGAAAGCCGCTCAGTATACAATTGTTTTGTCTCGATAACAAAGGAATCGATCTCAAGAATCACTGGTTGACATACAGATAATGAAGTCCAAATCTAACTCAAAGGGAGGTGTTCTTAATCTCCTTCATCTCGACTTCGAGTAGATTTTATTTTGATGCATTAACTCTCTCTTGAGTAGATTTAATTATGATGCATTACGGGAATAATCGATCTGAAAGAATGAAAATAACGTTCAAGCAATGCAAATAGATTTCTCAGTGCTTCAAAAAGAAGCGAGCAACCAATTATGATTGCTCGCCTTACTCTCAGAGGGTGAAGATTACTTTTCCGCCGAAATTATCGCCCAGTTCACCAGCCTTTCAAGATACTCCTGATTTGAAGGTTCTGGAAGAGGGTTCTTCTTGTCGATTATGTATTCTTCAAGCGACCTGAAGTCTGCTATGCCTTCGGTGATCTCCTTGCCTACACCCGATTGATAACTACTGTATCTGTCTTTCAAGAGACTTTCCAGGGTACCTTCGTCGATTAGTTTGGCTGCCGCCTTCAATCCCAGAGCAAATGTGTCCATGCCGGCAATGTGTCCGATAAATAGATCCCGCTCATCATAAGAACCTCTTCTCACCTTTGCATCGAAATTCAAGCCTCCAGGATTTAATCCTCCGTTCTTGATTATCTCGTACATCCCAAGGGTCGTCGAATAGAGATCGGTTGGAAATTGATCTGTATCCCACCCCAGAAGAGGGTCACCTTGATTGGCATCAACACTTCCAAGCAAATCGTTGATTCTTGCAAACCTTAGTTCATGCTGGAAGGTATGACCTGCGAGGGTCGCATGGTTTGCTTCAACATTGAACTTAAAATTCTCTTCTAGACCGAATTTTCTTAAGAAGGCCAGTGCATTCGCAACATCAAAATCATATTGATGCTTGGTCGGTTCCATGGGCTTGGGCTCTATTAGGAACTGCCCAGAAAAACCTATCTCTTTAGCGTAATCTGCTGCCATGTGGAAGAATCTTGCAAGATTTTCCAGTTCTAGACGCATATCAGTGTTGAGTAGAGTCTCG encodes:
- the xylA gene encoding xylose isomerase, whose amino-acid sequence is MSVFDKIEKIQYKGPDNKDPMAFSFYNPEEEFMGKTMKEYLRFAVAFWHTFQGDGLDMFGKPTMRRSWDSIKDPIALAKLKVDAVFELCEKLSIDFFCFHDRDIAPEGETLRETNKNLDEIVRHISDHLRTSNVGILWGTANLFSSPRFMHGAATSCDADVFAYAAAQVKKAIEVTKELGGKNYVFWGGREGYETLLNTDMRLELENLARFFHMAADYAKEIGFSGQFLIEPKPMEPTKHQYDFDVANALAFLRKFGLEENFKFNVEANHATLAGHTFQHELRFARINDLLGSVDANQGDPLLGWDTDQFPTDLYSTTLGMYEIIKNGGLNPGGLNFDAKVRRGSYDERDLFIGHIAGMDTFALGLKAAAKLIDEGTLESLLKDRYSSYQSGVGKEITEGIADFRSLEEYIIDKKNPLPEPSNQEYLERLVNWAIISAEK
- a CDS encoding YkgJ family cysteine cluster protein encodes the protein MSGLSFDDLYQKASEVLEIYDDACRTIRDIQIETGLRCLPSCRECCKTSGDSIQVTITEFLPLSLRLWNEGRADDLLRRLEDVPDSDRCILFEGSGEIRNEGGCTEYAFRPLICRLFGFSGVIDRLGRVAPVICKYVKTGYPLSVERFTEKFSSGLEIPVFSDYLKRVQGIDPHMGSRTYSINSALRKALEYVGMRFYYSSKGFDRTA